The Sphingobacteriales bacterium genome contains the following window.
TACGGCAAAAAACCTGGCCAAGAGCTATGGCGACAAACAGGTTTTCCACGATGTCAATCTGGAAATAGAACGCGGCGACAAGGTGGCTTTCATCGGCAAGAACGGAATGGGAAAAACAACGATGGCGAAAATCATCGCAAAAGAAATCGAATCTTCTTCAGGGGATTTAACCATCGGGCATAATGTGAACATTGCCTTCTTCGCTCAGCATCATGCGGAGCAGCTGCCCAAAGAACTGACCATCCTGCAATACATGGAAGATACCGCGCCGAATGAGGTGCGCGCGCAGGTGCGCAATATCTTAGGGGCGTTCATGTTCAGCGGCGATGATGCCACCAAGAAAATATCCGTACTGAGCGGAGGGGAACGCGCCCGTGTTTGCCTCGCACATTTATTGCTGCATCCAAGCAATGTGCTGATCCTCGATGAGCCGACCAATCACCTGGACCTTCGTGCAAAAGACGTATTGAAAGATGCCATTTCCAAATATCCGGGAACGGTGATCGTGGTATCGCACGACCGCGATTTTCTGGCCGGGATGACCAATAAGGTATTTGAGTTCAGTAACGGGGTGGTGAAAGAACACGCGGGAGATGTCAATGACTTCTTTGAAGAACGACGACTGGCCAATTTCAGGGAAGTAGAATTAAGTCCGCAGGCGACGGTCAGCAGTCCACAGAAAAAAGAAGATGTTAAACCCAACAACCAGAATCAGGATAAACAACTCAAGAATAAAATTTCAAAACTGGAAGAAGAAATATCCATCAAGGAGTTTGATATCAAAAAAATCGAAGAAAAGATAGAAGCGCTTTCCGAAAATGGCAAATACGATGCAACTGTTGTGGAACAACTAGGTGCAGAAAAGAAAGCATTGGAAAAACGGATGCTGGAATGGGAAGGATTGCAAACCTGAATCAGTTAGCCTCCTGATATCTTACCGGTTTAGATTCAACGGAATGAAATATTCCTTAATTTAGCAGGGAATTACGTACCTTAAACAAATAACGCTTTCCATATGAAAAGATTATTACTTATAGCCATTGTTTCATATTTTACCATCGCCGCCAGCCAGGCTCAGCCAAATGATTACACCAATCGTTCGGCACTGGATTCTTCCCTGGCGCCATTTTATCACGGAGTGGCGTCCGGTGACCCAACCCCCAATGCGGTTATTATCTGGACCCGGGTGACACCGGATGCTCCGGGTGTGGTGAACGGAACCTGGCAGCTTGCCACGGATACCTTGTTTGCCAATGTAGTCCAAAACGGCGTATTCACTACGGACAGCAGCAAAGACTATACGGTAAAAATAGATGTAAGCGGCTTACAGCCCAATACCTGGTATTTTTATGAATTCTCTGCCGGCGGTCGGAATTCCCTGACAGGCCGGACCAAAACGGCACCGACAGGCGGCAGCAGCCAGCTTCGATTTGCCTTTGTTTCCTGCGCCGATTATCCTGCCGGTTATTACAATGCCTATGAGGCCATCCGGAAGCGCAACGATATCGATGCCGTCCTCCATTTGGGCGATTATATCTATGAATACAAAGACGGTGTGGTAGGAACCATCCGCGAACAGCTTCCGGACCACGAAATCATACGACTGGCGGATTACCGGCTTCGCCATTCCACCATCAAACTCGATCCTATGCTGATGCGCCTGCATCAGCAATTTCCCTTCATCACTGTATGGGATGACCACGAAACAGCCAATAACTCCTACAGGGATGGAGCGGGTAACCACTCCCCCGGCAGCGAAGGCCCCTGGACTGACCGAAAGGCGGCCGGTCAGCAAGCATACGATGAATGGATGCCCATTCGTTTGCCGGAACCAGGCAATGCAAATAAGATATTCCGAAAGATCAGCTACGGCAACCTGGCAGACATCTTCATGCTGGACACCCGACTGTATGCGCGCACCAAACAGAGCAATGCGCCGGATGATACCTCCAAACACATCATCGGTGAGGAGCAGCTGGATTGGCTGAAAAACGAATTGATCAACTCTACGGCCACCTGGAAAATTTTGGGACAGCAGGTGATGGTGGGACAACTGACGCCTTTCGGCATTACACTCAACAGCGACCAGTGGGATGGCTATACGGTCGACCGCAAGAAACTATTTGACATCATCCTGAACAACAATATCCAAAACGTAATTGTGCTGACCGGGGATATCCATACCGCCTGGGCGATGGACCTGCCTTATAAAACGGCCAATTACAATCCTGCAACCGGAGCCGGATCGGTGGGGGTGGAATTTGTCTGCACCAGTATTACGACACAGTCTTCACCGGTGCCACTCGACCCTGTCTACGACCTGATAAAAACGCTGCTGCCGCATATAAAATATGTCGACCTGTATAAGAAGGGATTTGGTATACTCGACCTGACAGAAGCACAAGCACAGGGCAACTTCTTTTCTGTCAGCCGTATTGACCGCATCGATACGGCCAATCGCTACGAAACCGGTTTTTATACGTTACCATCCACCCGTTGGCTGAAAAAAGCAACGGCTGAGTCACCTTACAACGGCGTTAAACAATATTTTGCACCCTTAGACCCGAGGGCCGATATTTCAACCGGCATCCACCATACCCCGAAAAATATGGTCATCCTGAGTGCCTATCCCAATCCTTTTATTGACAGGATTTTTCTTCAATATAATATTTACCAGTCTGCAACTGTCTCTTTTGAGGTCTATGATATGACCGGTAAACTGGTAAAAGAAGTCAGCTTAGGAAGCCAGACAAAAGGATTACATATAGAAGCGCTGGACCTCAGTGATATTGCCAGAGGTAACTACAAACTGGTGTTGCGCACTGGCAACGAATTCATGGAAAAAAGTATACAGAAATTTTAAAGGAATCAATAATTATGAAAACGAAGGGAATCTGAATAATTATACGATACATAAAAACCATGCGATTTTTTCTAGACTTTTAACTAACAGCCCAGTAAGCATGGGAAATTTCCTAAATACTTATATGAAAAAGGCATTCTGTCAAGTAAATCTACTCCATCTAAAGTCTGTTGCTAGTCTTATTTCATTGTAATACAAAAAATATCATTTCTTGTACTCTGCATTTGGCATCAAAAGAGATAATATTCTTTTTAAATCATCCATTTCAGCTTTTAAGTCATTCATTTGCCGGATATCTGCCTTTGATACTATCTCTTTTTTCAACTGTTCATTTTCTGTTTGTAATGCCATTATCTTTTTATACAACTCCTGTGTAGCAGATACATTGAGCATGGAAATCGCGTCATAATCCACTACTTTAAAATCATTGACCATCTTACCGTATACAAAACAAATGCCGTCTGCCAACTGCAAGGTTTTTAATTTAAATCCTGATGGATTTATCTCAAATATGGTATCCGTATGTGCTGCGCCCTGTATATCAATAATCTTGACAACATCACCGGTATTTAAGCCATACTGTTTGTGCATGTTTAACAAAACCAGATTTTCAGAGACAGCTGCAGCGGTATATACATTTGGAATAAAATTAGTTGTG
Protein-coding sequences here:
- a CDS encoding alkaline phosphatase D family protein; this encodes MKRLLLIAIVSYFTIAASQAQPNDYTNRSALDSSLAPFYHGVASGDPTPNAVIIWTRVTPDAPGVVNGTWQLATDTLFANVVQNGVFTTDSSKDYTVKIDVSGLQPNTWYFYEFSAGGRNSLTGRTKTAPTGGSSQLRFAFVSCADYPAGYYNAYEAIRKRNDIDAVLHLGDYIYEYKDGVVGTIREQLPDHEIIRLADYRLRHSTIKLDPMLMRLHQQFPFITVWDDHETANNSYRDGAGNHSPGSEGPWTDRKAAGQQAYDEWMPIRLPEPGNANKIFRKISYGNLADIFMLDTRLYARTKQSNAPDDTSKHIIGEEQLDWLKNELINSTATWKILGQQVMVGQLTPFGITLNSDQWDGYTVDRKKLFDIILNNNIQNVIVLTGDIHTAWAMDLPYKTANYNPATGAGSVGVEFVCTSITTQSSPVPLDPVYDLIKTLLPHIKYVDLYKKGFGILDLTEAQAQGNFFSVSRIDRIDTANRYETGFYTLPSTRWLKKATAESPYNGVKQYFAPLDPRADISTGIHHTPKNMVILSAYPNPFIDRIFLQYNIYQSATVSFEVYDMTGKLVKEVSLGSQTKGLHIEALDLSDIARGNYKLVLRTGNEFMEKSIQKF